A window of Garra rufa chromosome 16, GarRuf1.0, whole genome shotgun sequence contains these coding sequences:
- the LOC141288684 gene encoding complexin-1 has translation MNFVMKQALGGATKDMGKMLGGEEEKDPDAERKEEERQEALRQQEEERKAKYAKMESERESIRQGIRDKYGIKKKEEKEAEAQAAMEQAAEGSLTRPKKAIPAGCGNEEEEEESIVDTVMKFLPGPLQDMFNKK, from the exons GGGCGACCAAAGACATGGGGAAAATGCTGGGGGGCGAGGAGGAGAAGGACCCTGATGCCGAGAGAAAGGAGGAAGAAAGACAGGAAGCCCTGAGGCAACAGGAGGAGGAGAGGAAGGCAAAGTATGCAAAAATGGAATCGGAGAGGGAATCGATTCGACAGGGCATCAGGGACAAG TATGGTATTAAGAAGAAGGAAGAGAAGGAGGCAGAAGCCCAGGCAGCCATGGAGCAGGCAGCAGAAGGCAGTCTGACCCGTCCCAAGAAAGCCATCCCCGCCGGGTGCGGCaatgaagaagaggaggaggaaagcATCGTGGACACGGTCATGAAGTTCCTCCCAGGCCCGCTTCAAGATATGTTCAATAAAAAGTAA